In the Brettanomyces nanus chromosome 1, complete sequence genome, ATGCAGTGAATTATAGATTGTTTCTTGGTGTGGAAATCTTATATCCATTTGTAAGTCGAATTTGCTGTTAGATCACAGGGTGTGTTTAATGTtatatctatttttttcagGGTTTTTGTTTTGCTCCTTGACTCGTCATTTTAAAACTATAGCGACATGGTAACTACAATTGACTTCGTAAATTTCTAGGGCCACTCAGATTATATTTTGGATTTCAGGGGGGATCGGCTGTGTGGATGTTGGTGGCTTCATCCATTCCATTCCTACCCCTTATTACATGTCGTCATTCTTTCTCCCCTTTTAAGAGGAATGatttttatttatttactTTCTTCCTAATCAGTACGTTCTAGTACGACTATCGACGGGTCAATAAGGTTCAATCAATTTATTCTAGGAATGGTAAAGGAACATATGGAGATCCACCAGAGATAGAAGTGTGGTAGCTGGTCTCAGCCTCACATAATAGAATACTCTGTAGAATGACAAAAATGTCGTCAGCTTTAAAGTCTATGAACACTGTTACTAGATATATTTCAAGTATCTATAGGATATTTATAATATATTCCTTATCTTTCCTCAATAAATAGGATTCAACAGATTTTTATCATTATtatttgatttctttgactCATACCATACCACTTCCTATGATaacatttttttccttttaaATCTCCAGAAGCACTTAtttcatttccttttcactCCCTTTTCACAGCTACCAAATGTGTCACACAATgcatccctacaccaaGAATCCAAAGATTCTTACTGCAAGTAATTAATCCGTAAGAGGAAATAATATTTCAGATTACGCGTCTGAAAGGGGGTGAAAGTTTTTTAATTATTTCCCCGATTTCCACTATGGGTTAAAATTGTTTCAAACCGAAAACTGAGAAGTTAAAGCGAACGGCTTTCTTGACTTCCGTTACTTTCTTGACTTTTTGACCACTTCATCTagttttcttcaaaaaaggaaaatggaagaagttaACGAAGCTGTCGATGCCTTATACGGTGAACGCGTCCGAAAGTTCCAGGAATTCTTGGACTCTGACGACAATGATACCGATTATAAAGATACAATTAAAACTATGCTACAAAGAGGAAACAGGAGACTTACCGTTTCTGTCGATGAGCTAAGAGAATTTGACTCTGAGTATGCGAAAGGAATCATGAACCAGCCGGCTGATTACTTACCTGCCGCAGAAACTGCATTAAAGGATACCGTTATGGCAATCTACGACCCCTACGAGTTTTCAGAGTCGGAAATTAATGCAGATACTGACTTCTATTTAGGATTTCGAGGTGCATTTGGCTCGCACCAATTGACTCCACGTACCATCAACTCTTCGTATCTTTCCAAAATGGTTTCTGTGGGAGGAGTCGTTACTAGGACATCTCTTATAAGACCTAAAATTATCAAATCCATTCATTATTGCGAGAATACTGGAAGATTTCACTCTCGTGAATATAGGGATCAGACCACAAGTTTCAATCCAATAACTACAGTGGCTATCTATCCTACCGAGGATCCTGAAGGTAACAAGCTAACGATGGAGTTCGGCTTTTCTAAATATCGAGACCATCAGACCATTACAATCCAGGAGTTACCTGAAACAGCACCTGCTGGACAACTTCCTAGGTCATTGGATGTGatattggatgatgatttaGTTGATAAAGTCAAACCAGGAGATCGTGTAGAGATTATAGGTGTTTTCAGATCGTTGGGTAGCGGCCAGAATAACGCTGTTGGCTTCAAAGTTATCATTTTGGGAAATTCCGTCTATCCATTGCATGAAAGATCTACAGCAGTCAGGGCAATTGAACACATAACAGATTATGATATTAGAAATATCAACAAGTTGGCTAAGAAGGAGAAcatttttgaagttctGTCGCATTCTCTTGCTCCTTCTATCTATGGACACGAATATATTAAGAAGGCCGTGTTGCTCATGCTTCTTGGTGGTGTAGAGAAAAACTTGGACACCGGTACCCACTTGCGTGGTGATATCAACATCCTATTGGTGGGTGATCCTTCCACTGCCAAGTCCCAGATGCTTCGTTTCGTTTTGAATACTGCACCGTTGGCAATTGCCACGACTGGTAGAGGCTCTTCTGGTGTCGGTTTGACTGCAGCTGTTACTTCAGATAAGGAAACCGGAGAAAGAAGGCTTGAAGCTGGTGCTATGGTGTTGGCAGACCGTGGTGTTGTTTGTATTGATGAATTCGATAAGATGAACGATGTGGATAGAGTGGCTATTCACGAAGTGATGGAACAACAGACTATTACTATATCTAAAGCCGGTATTCATACTTCTTTGAACGCCAGGTGTTCTGTTTTGGCCGCTGCCAATCCCATCTACGGCCAATATGATACGTTCAAGTCTCCCCAGCAGAATATAGCGCTACCagattctcttctttctcgtTTCGATATGTTGTTTGTTGTGACGGATGACATTTCTGATGAGAAAGATAGGAAAATTAGTAAGCATGTGCTAAATATGCACCGATATATACCGCCAGGATATGCTGAGGGTGAACCGATCAAAGAGGCACCTACGATCACATTAGCGGTCGGTGATGAGCCGGTGAACGAGGAGGATAATGAAAATGGCGGCTCAGAGGTCTATGAGAAGTTTAATCCTATGATTCACGGAATTGAGATGGATGAGGAGGCAATAGCAGCATCAAGAACCTCGCCTAAGATCGTGTCTATTccatttttgaaaaagtaTATTCAGTACGCCGAGCAGCGTATCAAGCCAGTGCTCACAAAAAATGCTACCAACAAGATCATTGATATCTACTCGGATCTTCGTAACAGTGACACAAACAAGAACTCAAGAACATCACCCATCACTCCTAGAACACTAGAGACGATGATCCGTCTCTCTACAGCGCACGCCAAAGTGCGTCTTTCGCAGACAGTAGAAGTTAAAGATGTTTCTGTTGCAGAACAATTACTACGGTTCTCTTTGTTCAAAGAGGTCGCCAAAAAGACACGGAAACCTAAGAGTCcgagaaagaagaggaagacgCGTTCTCttgatgaggaggaagaagaagaagaagaagaggaagaaagtaATGCAGCAGGAAACGGAGATGATATGGAAATGACAGACCTGAAGATACCTCCAGGACACAGAATGACCACGCGTAGTCAAGACACAGCGAGTATCAGAGAGGATCCAGAGGATCCAGAGGTGGAGGAGGTTAGCGAGGGCATTAGTAAGTTAGCTacagaaacaaaagaagTCAAGGATACCGTGGAGACCGCGGAGACAAGCGAAAGTACAGATAATGCGCTAAAGATCAAGATACCTcaggaagaaaacaaaagtTTCCTTGAGGGAGCAATCTCGGAGAGCAGATACTCACTATTCAAAAAGACTATGTCTTCTGTGTTTAGAGAAGTTCAAGAcgtctccttcaaattcgaACACTTGGTATCGCTAATAAATCAAAAGCTTCAACAGGAAGATCAATTTGGTAGAGAAGAGGCCAAAGCTGCTTTGAACAAGCTCGAAGATGAGAACATTATTATGCTTTCGGAGAATAATGTCTGGAGAATATAACTAAGTTGACTAATTAGTAAGCGCACTTCAAAAAATTATATAAGGGGAAGATGGTTATAGGATAAATCTTTTTCACTAAGATATATAAGTAGGGCGGTTGATCGCAGATCTCTGATATCTGAAGCTACCGGAATTACATACAAGAAAGCGAAAAGCAACCATGTCGGAGAATGCTGGATTCCCTGCACCGAAGGGAAAACCGGTTTTTGGTGCCAACGGCCGAAAGATTATATACGACGAGAATGGGAAACCGTAAGTATCGATATTAATATGCAAAAGCTGTTGAATATAATATACTAACTCTTccttccattttttttctagGTGCCGTACTTGCAATACATTGCTAGATTTTAGGATGGCTACATCGAAGGAGACTCCCAAAAAGGCGGGATTGGCTGGTTTAGCGATAACTGGTTCAACggcaacagcagcagcagctaCAGCGGCAACAGCCAATCGTAAAGACTGTCCtgcagatgttgaagaattaGGACGTTCGACATGGACGTTCCTTCATACTATGGCTGCCATGTATCCGGAGAGTCCTTCCGACGAACAGCAAAAAGAGATGACTACGTTCATGAACATCTTCTCGAAAGTGTACCCTTGTTGGTTCTGTGCGAAGggatttcaaaaattcatgaagaagagtgagCCTAAAGTGATGACCCAGGATGAGTTTGGAAGATGGCTCTGTGATGCGCATAATGCAGTCAACGAGAAGTTGGGCAAACCGAAATTCGACTGTAATCTCTggaaaaagagatggaagGATGGCTGGGAAGATGGCAGATGTGATTAGAAAGGCCTACCAGACAAACCAGATTCAACTtgtacatatatatatatatggaTGGATTCCTACTTACGAAATAAACATTAATATCTATGAATACAACTGTAGAGAGACCTCTCCTACTCTTTGTATAGAGCCAAGTCGAGAGGAACAGaacttcctcttccactTGGATAGAGCTTGATCTTACCGGTAAACTTACGAGGCTTAGGCAGTTCATTAGAATTAATGAACTTGAACCTGGAATCATCTATGATGATCTTGCTTCCCTTGGAAGAACTGCTTCCTGCAGAAACACCTGATCCCGTGATGGTATATGCAGAAATATCGATCTTCCTCAAACCGGAACCCACATCTTGTTGCCTATTGATCTTAGCATCATTCGACTTGACGGTATGCCGAAGCCCGTAGCCAAAGATCTTGTGCACTGGCTCCTGCTCTAGTATTTCAGCAGGAGTTTCGGTGTAGAGATTGTCTGAAATAGGTGcagaagaaacagatgGAGGTGGAGGTGGGGGCGCCCTCTTGCTGCGCATGGAAGAAGTAACTGAAGATGATCGATCCCTTGAAGCCATAGAGGCCAGTGAAGGTGCAAGAGCAGGCGGAGGAGGCgaagaaaatgatggaGGGGGAGGAGGAACATGGGATGGAGAATGTGATGCCGAAACAACTGGCGTAGAAGGAGCTCTAGGAGCAAGTGAGATCGGAGGGGGCGGAATGGATGGAATAGCCAGAGTTTGCTGAACCTCTGCTGATATCGAATTTGATGTTGGGGGAGCTGCTGAAAATACAGAAGAAGCCGCAGGAGACGAATGGGAAGCCGATTTCTCGGCCAACTGATGCTGCCTGTTCATAATTGCACTTAAGAATGAATCCTGGGGTGGGCTTTCTACCGAATCTTGTGCAGGGGCTTTGACAGTGTTTGTGATAGCAGGGGCAGTGGATCTCTGAAGAGATTTTTTGGTTGCATGATCGCTATCCACGACATGAGAATCGTCTCGCCTTTGGTTAATTTCTGCAAGGAAAGGAAGTCCAGAAAGAACAGGAGTAGAGGAAGGTGTAGCAGAATGCGTAAGTAACTTGTGTTTTGGAGGGGAACTAAATGAAGATagtggaggaggaggaggtggagCTGGAGGTGGAGGAGCTGCACGAGTTGTCGGTGCaggaggtggaggaggtAACTGAGAAAGTTGATGCGTGGGCCGCGTGGAAGGAGCAGAAGTCAATGAAGGAAGAGGGTATGCGACAGGCGGAGGAGGAGCAGTATTAGGTagaggaggaggagcaCTAGGTAAAGGAGGAGCAGCTCCAGGCAGAGGAGGAGCAGATCCAGGCAAAGGAGGAGCCACTGATGGTGCGGAAGATTTTCTGTGTGGCCTTTGGGAAGGCTGCTTTGGTTTAGACTTTGTGGAAGCAATGGAAGAGACTGAATCTGAAGAGGCCCGACGAGAGTGCGAGAGACTCGATTGTGGTACGCCTAGAGATGTTGGAAGTGGAGGAGCCGATCCAGGAATCGGAGGAGCCGATGGTACAGAAGAGGCAGATGAAACAGAAAAAGTTGGAATTGGAGGAGCAGGTGGAGCAGGAGGAAACTGATTGGCTTGTTGTGCCTGTGCAGCCCTGGAGAACGACATGCTAGACCTCTTGGAAGGTCGTGACGACGGTATAGATGGAAATGTAGGAATAGCAGGAGCACGTGGAGCATTTGATGAACTAGTATGTGCGTTACCAACATGTTTCAATTTGGGAAGACCACCTGCTAAGATATCAGCCAATTGAGGGCCCATGGGCCTCGAGGAAGCTGAATGAGAAGAGTGAGCTGAAACAACTGAGGTAGCTGACTGGACAGAGGGTACAGAAAAATTCGACCCCGAAACAACGCCACCATCGACGCTAGGGCCAGAACGGTCGTCGGTGACGGCTTTTTTAAGTCTTCTTCCCTTCCTGATGTCACTAAAGAGTGCGTTTCTGTTAGGTGCGATCATTGGCATAGCGGGAGCAGCCGAAGAGCCGGCGGGCATTCCCGGAGGGGGAGGAGGAGGCGGCGGAGGAGGAGGACCAgccatgaagaaaagtattTGTGGGGAACTGGGTATAGACAATTCTATGTGAAGAgtgaagaacttcaaatAGTATATGTATGGTTGAGTCAATCAATCGGTCGCGATTTAGTGCCAAATgtgagaagaaaatagtGGGAGTCTTTTACATCTTTACACCGAGATGAGATAAGATCGAGCGGAGACAAGGTACTTACCTCTTCTGTGCTACACTAGGAGACAATGTCAATTATGCTCAATAGGTGGACAAGAAATCTTAGTACTGGCTTGCGTAACTTTCACAACTTTGCTCCacttcttttgaatggAACTGGATTGCCAGATAGAACGCTTCTTCTAAATAGACTAGCTTTTGACTTGACTGAGGATGAGATCGAGAAGGCATTTGCGCCGATCGGGGGCATCAGCAGCGTGCATATTGAATGCGATGACAAGACGTCAAAGTCAAGAGGATATGGTCGAATagtatttgaagatgcCAATCGGGCCAAACGTGCCAGTGTAGAGATGCAAGGATTGGTGATACATAATATGCCTATTAAGGTGAGTGTAAAGTCAGAGTCCAGATACAAAGGACTtgacgaaaagaaatacGAGATCCTTTATATCAAGAACCTTCCATATGATGTTACAGAGGATGAGGTATTGCATTTGTTTGCTCCTTATGAAGCTTTAAGATGTGGCTTGTCTAGAGCACCAGTgaccaagaagaacttAGGCTATGGGTTTGTTCGATTTGGTTCAAAAGAGACTGCTTACAATGCCCTTCAAAAGACAAGAGATATCACGTTACGAGACAGAAAGATCAAGGTGGCATTTGCACAGCCTAAGGTCAACAATTATAGATATATAGTGTAAAAGGAAGACTGAAGATTGAAGGTCGAAGGTGCGTATGTATAAGAAATATataaaaggaagaaaaagggtaaaacaaaacaaagaTATGATCATTAATTGTCAGCTGCCTTGGCAACACCAACTTTAGCAGCCCTTAAAACTCTACCGTTCAATTCATAGCCAGGCTGCTGGACCATACAGACCGTTCCAGGCTCCTTACCGGGCACGGCCACCTGGAACACTGCCTCATGCTTGTTAGGGTCGAATTCCTTATCCAGAGgatcaatcttcttcaaaccaTGCTTCTCTAAGGtcttttcaagaacatCCTTAGTCATCTTGACACCGTCATAGAAGCTGGAAAGACTGTTATTGCTCTTGAGCTCCTCGCGTGCGACCGCCTCGATAGCATGATCGAAGTTATCCACAGTTTCAATCAAGTCTTTCGAGAACTTCTGCAACGCAAAGTCCCTAGccttcttcatttctctCTGTGTAGTAGCCTGCAAATTTCTAAATTCGGCCACAGCTCTGACATATCTATCCTTCAGCTCTGcattctgcttcttcagttcttcaagtgaCTTGTTGGTTTCATCAAGTTGAGCATCGACGTCATCCTTAGTTGTCCTTGTTTCTTTACTATCCTTGGCATCTTTTTTACCTTCGTCTTTGATGGTATCCTCTTTTTTAGCATCTTTACCCTCTTTTGCCTCCGCATACATATACCTTGGGGTAGACGAGAAAGCCCGGTGGCCAACACTGATAGCCCTTCTCGAAGCAAATATGTTGGCTCTAACAACAGATCTAGATAGTGCCGAAAATCTCTGCATTTTGTATGCCCTGAAATGCTTCTTAGACGAAATGAAATAACCGAAAAAGGAACAGAAATTAACTAGAGAAAGGAGATCAGTTGTATTACGTCCTCCAAGGTCCTGGGCCTTTGCTATCCTCGTCGTGAGCCGTCGCTTCTTTCTCCGACTCCCCCCTCCACCCCGCGCCAGAAAAGATGCTGACCAGCTTTTCCCCTCCACCGGGACATCCTGACCCtaggaaaaaaaaaattttccttttGTGATTAGACCCGTCTATCGGCCAAGCCACCCCAGAATTCTCCCGTAGGCCTCTCTCTGCCACTGGACACCCCTAACTTTTTGGTTCTCGTCCATTCTTCCTTCGTACTCCGTCCGTtccttattcttcttcctcttcttaTTAGTGGTTGTCccttttttgttcttgctTTTACCACGTTTACAGGAAGTCACTTCCTTTTGGTGTTTACTTTTTGCTTGTATAAATTTCTACCTGTGTATCTGTATTAGGAAGATCCCTTCTTTTGTCTCTTTGCCTTTTACCCCCTTATCCATTTTTCTGCGTTGATTGCCTCAGATgtcagaaaatgaaaactCAGCGGCCCAGATAGGCAAAGACTACTACGACTCATTGTCGAGTCTAACAATGAATTCAAGGCCTATCATCGAAAGTCTAACGTCACTGGCCCTAGAGAATACAGAAGCTGCCACAGATATCGCCAAAGCCGTCGAGAAACGGATCAACAAGGCTATTCCCTCTCAAAAACTCTACGCTTTTTACTTACTGGACTCCATATGCAAGAATGTGGGAGTCCCGTACCCGTCTTTGTTTGGTGCAAATATATTCAAGCTATTTAGCCAGGCTTATTCCCTTGTGGACGATCCCACCCGAGTCAAGTTGATCAAACTTTTCCGCACTTGGAAGATTCCAAATGCCGTCACAGGACTTTCCttatttgatgaggatcAAATAGAACTCATTGACAAATTTCTTATTCGTGCTACCGCTGCAAATAGACCCCCTGAGCAACAGAGGCAGATCGATTTGTCGAATAGTAAGGCTACAAAGAGTAGTTTACTGCGTGAAATCGACGACCTCACCAATTTGGTCAATTCAAGGATTCTTCAGATGCCTGATGATTCAAagggaagagaaagattcCAGCTTTTACAAAAACTACGCACCATTCTCAGCCAACCATCGTCTATTCCTCAACAACAGCTTGATTTCACCAAGAAACAACTTCAATCCATTAGGGAAGATGAGTTGTTGAGGCTTAATGCATTTaaacagcaacaacaaccagCCTCAAAACAGATGCCACAGCTCTCAGTGAACCAGCTTCAAGGACTTTTGAATTTACCAAGCGGCAACAACAATAACTTTCCTTCATATCAGGCGCCATTTGGAAAACCACAACAGCAACCTCCAAACCAACTTAACAATGCCAATGCTCAGGCTTTGTTCAGTATGATGAGTTCGATTCTTAACCAGGACCAGAAacggcagcagcagcagccgCAATTCCAAGTCAATAACGGAGAATTTAATGCTAAGAGTAGTAAGAGCAGTAGCAAAGACCCCTCGGATAACAGTAACGAGAGCTCTCTCGGATTAACGAACTTGGAATTTTTAAAAGATATTCTCCGAAAGTCCAAAGCGGGTGTAAAAGTGCCACCTATGAAAGGAAATGCAGGCATTATAAGGGTCAATGAGAAAGACCCGGTGCATgtcaagaagaatgagACACCAGAGGTGATTCTCACGAGATTCGAATTGAACCAGAACTTTATAAATAATCATGAGCCTacggaagaagagattgcaCTTATCTATACGATTAAGGATAACCAGTGTTCTAACTGCTCGAAAAGGTTCTTCAGTACACCTGAGGATGCCAAAAAGAAGGCTTTACACCTTGACTGGCACTTTAGAACGAACAAAAAGCTTAAGGCCATGTCGAAGCAGATCCATAATAGGTCATGGTTTTTATCTGACCAGCAATGGGAACAATTTCAGGAGGATGAGATTGTTGGAGGTAACGATAACTATGATATTGGCGTGGGATTGAATAATCGAATCAACGAGAAACCGGTGCTtacagaaaaagagatgaataaGAAGGTGGTTACAATTCCGGATGATGCTGAAAATGAAGTCATATGCGGAATTTGTAGGGACAAATTGGTGGGAGTGTTTGACGACGATTCTGGTGAATGGATATGGAGAAATGCCATCAAGCAGAGAGGTAGAGTGTATCATTACAGCTGCTGGATCGAGACCAAAGGACAGGGCGATAGAGATCGTTCCCCGGAGAGAAGATGACTAGACATGTATTAATACTACGCAGATTACAACTATAACTACAAATAACGATAATCATTCCTCACTTGTGTACATGAATAGGGGGCCATTTCGACCAGTGAATAAAtatataaataaatagattCAATAAGAACTGTTGTAATCCGAATCGCAATTAATGCTTAgtttccttctttggtgCCACATAATCTTCGTAGATACTGACGGCCAAGAAAGCGACAAAGCCAATGCCTATACCAGGGAGAGCACCCTTAAACCGCTGCCCCTTGGCAAACACACCTTGATATCTCCAAGCATCTCTGACACAAAGTTAGTAAACATGAACAGGAACAAGAACCGAAAAAATCATAACTTACCTTGCCTTCCATGGATTCTCTAAATGTGGCATAATGTATAGAGGGAAATTTACTCAGAATTAGAGAGTTTGGTATTCAATTGGTTCTTCTCTCATAAAGTCCGTCTTTGTCTCCAATGGTTGTTGGCTCAGTAGTAACGAGAAAAATTTTGGTCTTACATCCGTACACTGCATTAAGAACGGGGGTCggaataaaaaaaattcagATCGAGTCCCGGCCCATTAAAGGATTCAGATCTAGCTTTAGATCTGAGTAGACACCACAATACTCCTTCTAGGTAGAAACAAGATGGtagaagaaatggagaaacttcaagttgaagttgttaCTACTACAAATATgtctgatgatgaagggGATAAGTCCGATTCAAGTGTTGATGAATCAGGACTGTCTTTACTAGCCACTCGTATTCTTACAGAGATCCATAAAGGTACCTACACATGCATGGTTTGTACTGGAGAAATTGACAGCGAGTCACGAATATGGTCCTGCCCTATTTGCAGCCGTGTGTTTGATCTGGACTGTATACGTGACTGGGCCAAGAGAGGCTCGTCCACGCAGGAAGATCGTTCTTGGAGATGCCCTTCTTGTAACAACACCATGCACCAATTTCCCAAGAGATACACATGCTGGTGTGGCAAGGTAATAAATCCCAAGCCGAACCCGCTAACTCCTCATTCTTGTGGCCAGACTTGTGGtacaaagatgaagagatgcATTCATGGCTGTCCTCTAGAATGCCACCCCGGTCCACATGCCTCCAAGTGTACTGCTATGGGGCCCATGATGAGATGCCACTGCGGTTCTGAAAAGAGACAGCTACCATGTGAACTTACTCCATATTCTAGTGGATGGAGCTGTAACAAACCTTGTGGCGATATTATGTCATGTGGCTTACATAGATGTGCTCGGGAGTGCCATTCTGGGCTTTGTGGACCTTGTAAAGAGCACATCAAGGTGAAATGCTACTGCGGAAAGCACGAGAAGGTGATAAATTGCAGTGAAAGGGATGCACAAAGGTCTCAAGATGTGCATTCAGATACTTTCTGGATTGGTGCTTATCAGTGCGATGATGTATGCGATCAATTGCTTGACTGCGGTATTCATAAATGTACGCTCTCCTGCCATCCacaatttgaagagtcGCATATTTGTCCCCGCAGTCCTACTGTGCTCACTCATTGTCCTTGCGGCAAACACCTGATTTCAGAACTTCAAAATGGAAAGCAAAGACAATCCTGTCTAGATTCTGCTCCCACATGTAGCGAAGTCTGCGGTAAGAGGTTATCCTGTGGCCATAAATGCTACTGGTTATGTCACGAGGGCCCATGTGCTCGTTGCTATACTTTTGTGGATCTGAAGTGCCGCTGTGGTCACACTACTTACTCAGTGGCATGTGCCTTGGCTCAACAAGGCTACACACCCGTGTGCCACCACCATTGCCAAGCCAAGCTTAGCTGTCATCGCCACAACTGTGGGAGACAATGTTGTA is a window encoding:
- a CDS encoding uncharacterized protein (EggNog:ENOG41); this encodes MLNRWTRNLSTGLRNFHNFAPLLLNGTGLPDRTLLLNRLAFDLTEDEIEKAFAPIGGISSVHIECDDKTSKSRGYGRIVFEDANRAKRASVEMQGLVIHNMPIKVSVKSESRYKGLDEKKYEILYIKNLPYDVTEDEVLHLFAPYEALRCGLSRAPVTKKNLGYGFVRFGSKETAYNALQKTRDITLRDRKIKVAFAQPKVNNYRYIV
- a CDS encoding uncharacterized protein (BUSCO:EOG09344D94); translated protein: MQRFSALSRSVVRANIFASRRAISVGHRAFSSTPRYMYAEAKEGKDAKKEDTIKDEGKKDAKDSKETRTTKDDVDAQLDETNKSLEELKKQNAELKDRYVRAVAEFRNLQATTQREMKKARDFALQKFSKDLIETVDNFDHAIEAVAREELKSNNSLSSFYDGVKMTKDVLEKTLEKHGLKKIDPLDKEFDPNKHEAVFQVAVPGKEPGTVCMVQQPGYELNGRVLRAAKVGVAKAADN